In the Adlercreutzia equolifaciens DSM 19450 genome, one interval contains:
- a CDS encoding YebC/PmpR family DNA-binding transcriptional regulator, with protein sequence MSGHSKWATTKHRKAAQDAKRSALFSKLARNITVAAKEGGDPNPDNNASLAAAIEKAKGYSMPKDKIKTAIDKAFGSGKDAANYETVVYEGYGPAGVAVLCEALTDNRNRTAADVRAAFSHSGGNLGTSGSVAFQFDRKGQIMVSKEVETGDKKNPIGPNGAAADEEEFMLAVAEAGGDDYEDADEEWIVYTAPGDLMAVVKELEAQGIQVKGAEMTMIANTPSAVSVADAKKVMRLIDKLEELEDLQAVYHTMDITDEIAEALDE encoded by the coding sequence ATGTCAGGGCATTCTAAGTGGGCAACCACCAAACATCGCAAGGCCGCGCAGGACGCTAAGCGCTCGGCTCTGTTCTCCAAGCTGGCTCGCAACATCACCGTGGCCGCCAAGGAGGGTGGCGACCCGAACCCCGACAACAACGCGTCGCTGGCCGCCGCCATCGAGAAGGCCAAGGGCTACTCCATGCCCAAGGACAAGATCAAGACCGCCATCGACAAGGCCTTCGGTTCCGGCAAGGACGCCGCCAACTACGAGACCGTCGTCTACGAGGGCTACGGCCCGGCGGGCGTGGCGGTGCTCTGCGAGGCGCTGACCGACAACCGCAACCGCACCGCCGCCGACGTGCGCGCCGCCTTCTCCCATTCCGGTGGCAACCTGGGCACCTCCGGCTCGGTGGCCTTCCAGTTCGATCGCAAGGGCCAGATCATGGTGTCCAAGGAGGTCGAGACCGGCGACAAGAAGAACCCCATCGGCCCGAACGGCGCCGCTGCCGACGAGGAGGAGTTCATGCTCGCCGTGGCCGAGGCCGGCGGCGACGACTACGAGGACGCCGACGAGGAGTGGATCGTCTACACCGCGCCGGGCGATCTCATGGCCGTGGTGAAGGAGCTCGAGGCCCAGGGCATCCAGGTGAAGGGCGCCGAGATGACCATGATCGCCAACACGCCGTCGGCGGTGTCGGTGGCCGACGCCAAGAAGGTCATGCGCCTCATCGACAAGCTGGAGGAGCTGGAGGATCTGCAGGCGGTGTACCACACCATGGACATCACCGACGAGATCGCCGAGGCGCTCGACGAGTAG
- a CDS encoding helix-turn-helix transcriptional regulator — MQISKYFKPEALMFAAFLATLPIYSPNQLLFETELLQRAAYMPAFANTLLGASVVLGVAVAIVSARGRLAVILRGGVVLAASVAYVAGYALFALAAGLESFAQPIFGVTAGLLLAVSTVVLSVAWGAYLAQFNLRQALLWLAVMVGVAALVELLLSSVTFAVGLIVFAVLVPLSCLVPCWLAWRGRLIAVREAGEAESRSAPTLGAMAQLRQMAQVVAMPFVGLMVFAFMMGARKFVLFDVVHMEVLGCVLGAVVVLPICLMRTRVPLMPLIYRVLVPLFALLLIFLNCFPASTGPLWFAAWMSYVFYGAVAILALAGLVAAAHASEFSPGLIFGTTVAGFSGCSLLGVIAAQTVLFQIEGGGPALLVVSTLYFVYLLASALLAPWKRDRGDIVLEEGADAAKAAPVRDVAARCEELARACGLTPREGEILGYLGRGHGIAFVADALVISESTVRTHVKSIYKKLGVNSREELVSKVSEE; from the coding sequence TTGCAGATTTCCAAGTATTTCAAACCAGAGGCGCTCATGTTCGCGGCCTTTCTGGCCACATTGCCCATCTATTCTCCGAACCAGCTGCTGTTCGAAACGGAACTTTTGCAACGAGCGGCCTATATGCCGGCCTTTGCCAATACGCTTCTGGGCGCTTCCGTGGTGCTTGGCGTCGCGGTGGCTATCGTCTCGGCGCGTGGGCGCTTGGCCGTGATCCTGCGTGGGGGTGTCGTGCTGGCCGCATCGGTGGCTTACGTTGCGGGCTATGCGCTGTTCGCTTTGGCTGCAGGGCTCGAGAGCTTTGCCCAGCCGATTTTTGGCGTAACGGCGGGGCTTCTGCTTGCCGTCTCTACGGTGGTGCTCTCAGTTGCTTGGGGGGCCTATCTTGCGCAGTTCAACTTGCGCCAGGCGCTTTTGTGGCTGGCGGTTATGGTGGGCGTGGCGGCGCTGGTGGAGCTGCTGCTCTCATCGGTCACCTTCGCCGTGGGGCTTATCGTGTTCGCGGTGCTCGTTCCGCTTTCGTGTTTGGTGCCCTGCTGGTTGGCATGGCGCGGGCGTTTGATTGCGGTCAGGGAAGCAGGGGAGGCGGAATCGAGGTCGGCGCCGACGCTCGGTGCCATGGCCCAGCTGAGGCAGATGGCGCAGGTGGTGGCCATGCCGTTTGTGGGCCTTATGGTGTTCGCCTTCATGATGGGGGCGCGCAAGTTCGTCCTGTTCGACGTGGTGCATATGGAGGTGCTCGGCTGCGTGCTGGGCGCCGTGGTGGTGCTTCCCATCTGTCTCATGCGCACGCGCGTGCCGCTCATGCCGCTTATCTACCGAGTGCTCGTGCCCCTGTTCGCGCTGCTGCTCATCTTCCTGAACTGTTTTCCCGCATCGACCGGCCCCCTGTGGTTCGCCGCCTGGATGAGTTACGTGTTCTACGGCGCCGTGGCCATTTTGGCGCTGGCGGGTCTCGTGGCGGCCGCTCACGCCTCGGAGTTCTCTCCGGGCCTCATCTTCGGTACGACGGTGGCCGGGTTTTCGGGCTGCTCCTTGCTCGGTGTGATAGCGGCCCAGACGGTTCTGTTCCAGATTGAGGGCGGCGGCCCGGCGCTGCTTGTGGTGAGCACCTTGTACTTCGTGTACCTGCTTGCCTCGGCCCTCCTGGCCCCATGGAAGCGCGATAGGGGCGATATCGTTCTTGAAGAGGGCGCCGATGCTGCCAAGGCCGCGCCCGTGCGCGATGTGGCCGCCCGCTGCGAGGAGCTGGCCCGCGCCTGCGGCCTCACCCCGCGCGAGGGCGAGATCCTGGGGTATCTGGGCCGCGGTCACGGCATCGCCTTTGTGGCTGATGCGCTCGTGATATCGGAGAGCACCGTGCGCACCCACGTGAAGAGCATCTACAAGAAGCTCGGCGTGAACTCCCGTGAGGAGCTCGTGTCGAAGGTGAGCGAAGAGTAG
- a CDS encoding FAD-dependent oxidoreductase codes for MSKATNQGMSRRSFIGMGAVAAMAAGAAGLAGCAPSGSSAGGSESAGDANTQATAQGAGASDVHIHNVTDTSWMTPPAEVTDFAKELTCEAVVCGHGFAGITACRELAEQGKKVILIEKQPEDTYAAVGNEFAALNAKILQERGVPHIDPVEFYQNFMKITSNMPNPTLVMKFAQNSEENSNWYLDRLTEEDFATMTTAFFPPTEHQLTELSGIKFWPSVCSFYGECNQTKIQMYNQAAAEEAGAEFYFGTTAEYIIMENGAVAGLVASDADGYVKITCKAVVCACGGMGGNPDMMAYFMPDMAQALVEGESLNSMSANDGRGVQMAYWAGAHLETTPIPGMNMKGLSVPGKMNCLPQAVWIDENGKRFCNEFYPTSEQRGYQTTFMSRKTKYAVCDNNFTEYRQYTLPQHAGFNATEENIAALRESLDKAYAKFKGTYEEPEQTEGEGGPGGHGPMTEVEFIADDTLEGLAGQLGLTGDAAAEFVAQIERYNGYCEAGADAEFGRAAEVLFPVKDGPFYACTFDPVLGETMVTMGGIITDGDMNALDANYEPIPGLYMAGNDCGRRFGTEYITPIPGVSLAFALVLGRECGKSVAKFLG; via the coding sequence ATGAGCAAGGCAACGAATCAGGGCATGTCCCGCCGCTCGTTCATCGGTATGGGCGCCGTGGCCGCCATGGCCGCCGGCGCTGCCGGGCTGGCCGGCTGCGCGCCGTCCGGCAGCAGCGCGGGCGGCAGCGAGAGCGCAGGCGACGCCAACACCCAGGCGACCGCCCAGGGCGCCGGCGCGTCCGACGTGCACATCCACAACGTCACCGACACCAGCTGGATGACGCCGCCGGCCGAGGTCACCGACTTCGCCAAGGAGCTGACCTGCGAAGCCGTCGTCTGCGGCCACGGCTTCGCCGGCATCACCGCCTGCCGCGAGCTGGCCGAGCAGGGCAAGAAGGTCATCCTCATCGAGAAGCAGCCCGAGGACACCTACGCCGCCGTGGGCAACGAGTTCGCCGCCCTGAACGCCAAGATCCTGCAGGAGCGCGGCGTGCCGCACATCGATCCAGTAGAGTTCTACCAAAACTTCATGAAGATTACCTCCAACATGCCGAACCCCACGCTCGTCATGAAGTTTGCCCAGAATTCTGAAGAGAACTCCAACTGGTATCTCGACCGTTTGACCGAGGAAGATTTCGCCACCATGACCACGGCCTTCTTCCCGCCCACCGAGCATCAGCTAACCGAGCTTTCCGGCATCAAGTTCTGGCCGAGCGTCTGCTCCTTCTACGGCGAGTGCAACCAGACGAAGATCCAGATGTACAACCAGGCCGCGGCCGAGGAGGCGGGCGCCGAGTTCTACTTCGGCACCACCGCCGAGTACATCATCATGGAGAACGGCGCCGTGGCCGGGCTTGTGGCCTCCGACGCCGACGGCTACGTGAAGATCACCTGCAAGGCCGTGGTCTGCGCCTGCGGCGGCATGGGCGGCAACCCGGACATGATGGCCTACTTCATGCCCGATATGGCCCAGGCGCTCGTCGAGGGCGAGTCGCTGAACTCCATGTCGGCCAACGACGGCCGCGGCGTGCAGATGGCCTACTGGGCCGGCGCGCACCTGGAGACGACCCCCATCCCCGGCATGAACATGAAGGGCCTCTCCGTCCCCGGCAAGATGAACTGCCTGCCCCAAGCCGTGTGGATCGACGAGAACGGCAAGCGCTTCTGCAACGAGTTCTACCCCACCAGCGAGCAGCGCGGGTATCAGACCACGTTCATGAGCCGCAAGACGAAGTACGCCGTGTGCGACAACAACTTCACCGAGTACCGCCAGTACACCCTGCCCCAGCACGCCGGCTTCAACGCCACCGAGGAGAACATCGCCGCCCTGCGCGAGTCGCTGGACAAGGCCTACGCGAAGTTCAAGGGCACCTACGAGGAGCCCGAGCAGACCGAGGGCGAGGGCGGCCCGGGTGGCCACGGCCCCATGACCGAGGTGGAGTTCATCGCCGACGACACCCTCGAGGGCCTGGCGGGCCAGCTGGGACTCACCGGCGACGCCGCTGCCGAGTTCGTCGCCCAGATCGAGCGCTACAACGGCTACTGCGAGGCCGGCGCCGACGCCGAGTTCGGCCGCGCCGCCGAAGTGCTCTTCCCGGTGAAGGACGGTCCCTTCTACGCCTGCACCTTCGACCCGGTTCTCGGCGAGACCATGGTGACCATGGGCGGTATCATCACCGACGGTGACATGAACGCGCTCGATGCCAACTACGAGCCGATTCCTGGCCTGTACATGGCCGGCAACGACTGCGGGCGCCGCTTCGGCACCGAGTACATCACCCCTATCCCGGGCGTGTCGCTCGCCTTCGCGCTGGTGCTCGGCCGCGAGTGCGGCAAGTCCGTGGCGAAGTTCCTCGGCTAG
- the moaC gene encoding cyclic pyranopterin monophosphate synthase MoaC, which translates to MTEQLTHIDENGDVRMVDVSQKADTERVAVAEGFISMKPETLALIVEGKAAKGDVLACARVAGVMAAKKTSDLIPMCHPLNITKAKVECEPVREGERADGRVGIHVITTCGVTGKTGIEMEALTAASVACLTVYDMCKAVDRGMEIADVRLLKKDGGKTGLWLREE; encoded by the coding sequence ATGACCGAACAGCTGACCCATATCGATGAGAACGGCGACGTGCGGATGGTGGACGTGTCGCAGAAGGCCGACACCGAGCGCGTGGCCGTGGCCGAGGGCTTCATCTCCATGAAGCCGGAGACGCTGGCGCTCATCGTGGAGGGCAAGGCAGCCAAGGGCGACGTGCTCGCCTGCGCACGGGTGGCCGGCGTCATGGCCGCGAAGAAGACGAGCGATCTTATTCCCATGTGCCATCCGCTGAACATCACTAAGGCGAAGGTGGAGTGCGAGCCGGTGCGCGAGGGCGAGCGCGCCGACGGCCGCGTGGGCATCCACGTGATCACCACCTGCGGGGTTACCGGTAAGACCGGCATCGAGATGGAGGCGCTGACGGCGGCAAGTGTGGCGTGCCTCACCGTGTACGACATGTGCAAGGCGGTGGATCGCGGCATGGAGATCGCCGACGTGCGCCTGCTGAAGAAGGACGGCGGCAAGACCGGTCTCTGGTTGCGCGAAGAGTAA